Proteins co-encoded in one Azospirillum brasilense genomic window:
- a CDS encoding MmgE/PrpD family protein produces MTSLSFDVKPASALLAAARPSWLDRWGTFAAGLTVADLPAPVVERAKLVLLDCVGVIAAGMQEPECQALAGRMAETGGSGDCPAIGSGRGFAAGSAALLNGLAGTMLELDEGNQYARGHPAIHVVPALLAAGPRLKASGADLLTALALGYEIGSRIGIAAKLLVTTHPHGTWGTAGAALAVAHLNRADAAMVIETLNIASTLGLATSRRTMLEGGTVRNAYAGVSNQLGLTAWDLAASGIIGETDGIGSVFGGVVATDFRPELMVEELGERWEIARNYFKRHAACRYTHGALDALGDIVAKAGGRIAPAEVAAIEVDTYVWAAQLDGAEPKNMLAAKFSLPFALATFLANGAATPGAFRDDARQDAATRDLARRVIVREDRGLTARLPGLRPARVRLTLADGRRFEAEALTNKGDTEDPYSPDEVRAKFADLAGPVWGAAHAAAIADCVASIDRAADLSTLTRLLSAPAAAGGSV; encoded by the coding sequence ATGACTAGCCTGTCCTTTGACGTGAAGCCGGCGAGCGCGCTGCTCGCCGCCGCCCGGCCGTCCTGGCTCGACCGTTGGGGCACCTTCGCCGCCGGCCTGACCGTCGCCGACCTGCCGGCCCCGGTGGTGGAGCGGGCGAAGCTGGTGCTGCTGGACTGCGTCGGCGTGATCGCCGCCGGCATGCAGGAGCCGGAATGCCAAGCGCTGGCGGGCCGTATGGCTGAGACCGGCGGTTCCGGCGATTGCCCGGCCATCGGCAGTGGCCGGGGCTTCGCCGCCGGGTCCGCCGCCCTGCTCAACGGGCTGGCCGGAACCATGCTGGAGCTGGACGAGGGCAACCAGTACGCCCGCGGCCATCCGGCGATCCATGTCGTTCCGGCCCTGCTTGCCGCCGGGCCGCGCCTGAAGGCGTCCGGTGCCGACCTGCTGACCGCGCTGGCACTCGGCTACGAGATCGGGTCGCGCATCGGCATCGCCGCCAAGCTGCTGGTCACCACCCACCCGCACGGCACCTGGGGCACGGCGGGGGCGGCGCTGGCCGTCGCCCATCTGAACCGCGCCGACGCGGCGATGGTGATCGAGACGCTCAACATCGCCTCCACCCTCGGCCTCGCCACCAGCCGGCGGACGATGCTGGAGGGCGGCACGGTGCGCAACGCCTACGCCGGGGTGTCGAACCAGCTCGGCCTGACCGCCTGGGATCTGGCGGCGAGCGGCATCATCGGCGAGACCGACGGGATCGGCAGCGTGTTCGGCGGCGTCGTCGCCACCGATTTCCGGCCGGAGCTGATGGTCGAGGAACTGGGCGAACGCTGGGAGATCGCCCGCAACTACTTCAAGCGCCACGCCGCCTGCCGCTACACCCACGGCGCGCTCGACGCGCTGGGCGACATCGTGGCGAAGGCCGGCGGGCGGATCGCCCCGGCGGAGGTCGCGGCCATCGAGGTCGACACCTACGTCTGGGCCGCCCAGCTCGACGGGGCCGAGCCGAAGAACATGCTGGCCGCGAAATTCTCGCTGCCCTTTGCGCTGGCGACCTTCCTCGCCAACGGCGCCGCCACGCCCGGCGCCTTCCGCGACGATGCCCGCCAGGACGCGGCGACCCGCGACCTCGCCCGCCGGGTGATCGTGCGCGAGGACCGCGGCCTGACCGCCCGTCTTCCCGGCCTGCGCCCAGCCCGCGTCCGCCTGACCCTGGCCGACGGCCGGCGCTTCGAGGCGGAGGCGCTGACCAACAAGGGCGACACCGAGGACCCTTACAGCCCGGACGAGGTGCGCGCCAAGTTCGCCGACCTCGCCGGTCCGGTCTGGGGCGCCGCCCACGCCGCCGCCATTGCCGACTGCGTCGCGTCGATCGACCGCGCGGCCGACCTTTCAACCCTGACCCGGCTTCTGTCGGCGCCCGCCGCCGCCGGGGGGAGCGTCTGA
- a CDS encoding ABC transporter ATP-binding protein has translation MAEALLSIQGLKTGYGATEVLRGIDMAVLDGEIVTVLGSNGVGKTTLNKVLSGVLPPWAGEIRFAGSRIDGRSAARIVEEGLIQVPEGRKIFPNLSIRENLELGSYRRGKPNRARNLERIFATFPRLKEREGQLAGTLSGGEQQMLAIGRGMMAEPLLLILDEPSLGLSPLIVEEMFGLIRQLNAGGLAILLVEQNVVQSLEVARRAYILENGVFALSGPSDDIARDPELKRTYLGL, from the coding sequence ATGGCTGAGGCGCTTCTGAGCATCCAGGGGCTGAAGACCGGCTACGGCGCCACCGAGGTGCTGCGCGGCATCGACATGGCCGTGCTGGACGGCGAGATCGTCACGGTCCTCGGCTCCAACGGCGTCGGCAAGACGACGCTGAACAAGGTGCTGTCGGGCGTGCTGCCGCCCTGGGCGGGCGAGATCCGCTTCGCCGGCAGCCGCATCGACGGCCGCTCCGCCGCGCGCATCGTCGAGGAGGGGCTGATCCAGGTGCCGGAAGGCCGCAAGATCTTCCCCAACCTGTCGATCCGCGAGAATCTGGAGCTGGGCAGCTACCGGCGCGGCAAGCCGAACCGGGCGCGGAACCTGGAGCGCATCTTCGCCACCTTCCCCCGCCTGAAGGAGCGCGAGGGCCAGCTCGCCGGCACGCTGTCGGGCGGCGAGCAGCAGATGCTCGCCATCGGGCGCGGCATGATGGCCGAACCGCTGCTGCTGATCCTCGACGAGCCGTCGCTCGGTCTCTCGCCGCTGATCGTGGAGGAGATGTTCGGGCTGATCCGCCAGCTGAACGCGGGCGGGCTGGCGATCCTGCTGGTCGAGCAGAACGTCGTCCAGTCGCTGGAGGTCGCCCGCCGCGCCTACATCCTCGAAAACGGCGTCTTCGCGCTGTCGGGACCGTCCGACGACATCGCGCGCGACCCCGAATTGAAACGCACCTATCTCGGCCTCTAG
- a CDS encoding ABC transporter ATP-binding protein, translating to MLAVESVSKRFGGLMAVDNASLALEPGGIIGLIGPNGAGKTTLFSMISGFVAPSDGRILFEGTDITGEEPHRRAERGIGRTFQIVQPFAGLTVCENIAVGAYLRHARRADAIAKARDVARRVGLAAELDRPAGGLTVAGRKRLELARALATEPKLLLLDEVLAGLNPSEIRDIIPVIRGIRDEGVTILMIEHVMQAVMNLCERVYVLAQGRMIAEGKPAAVCADPRVIEAYLGHGAAARLAAEGAAHG from the coding sequence ATGCTGGCCGTTGAGTCCGTCTCCAAGCGCTTCGGCGGTCTGATGGCGGTGGACAACGCGTCGCTCGCGCTGGAGCCCGGCGGCATCATCGGCCTGATCGGGCCGAACGGCGCCGGCAAGACCACGCTGTTCTCGATGATCTCCGGCTTCGTCGCGCCGAGCGACGGACGGATCCTGTTCGAGGGCACCGACATCACCGGCGAGGAGCCGCACCGCCGCGCCGAGCGCGGCATCGGCCGCACCTTCCAGATCGTCCAGCCCTTTGCCGGGTTGACGGTGTGCGAGAACATCGCGGTCGGGGCTTATCTGCGCCACGCCAGGCGCGCCGACGCCATCGCCAAGGCGCGCGACGTCGCCCGCCGGGTCGGCTTGGCGGCCGAACTGGACCGCCCGGCCGGCGGGCTGACGGTGGCCGGGCGCAAGCGGCTGGAGCTGGCTCGCGCGCTCGCCACCGAGCCGAAGCTGCTGCTGCTGGACGAGGTGCTGGCCGGCCTGAACCCGTCGGAGATCCGCGACATCATCCCGGTGATCCGGGGAATCCGCGACGAAGGGGTGACGATCCTGATGATCGAACACGTCATGCAGGCGGTGATGAACCTGTGCGAGCGCGTCTATGTGCTGGCCCAGGGCCGCATGATCGCCGAGGGCAAGCCCGCCGCCGTCTGCGCCGACCCCCGCGTGATCGAGGCCTATCTCGGCCACGGCGCCGCCGCCCGTCTGGCGGCGGAGGGGGCGGCCCATGGCTGA